One segment of Roseisolibacter agri DNA contains the following:
- a CDS encoding GNAT family N-acetyltransferase — MPGAAVHVPVLAGRHVRLEPLSLAHVPGLCEVGLDPELWRITVSYVATPADMRRYVEAALADRDAGTAFPYAQVEVATGRVVGSTRLANWAPTHRRIEIGWTWIAPPWQRTAINTEAKLLLMTHAFESLLCQRVELKTDAINDRSRAAILRLGAVEEGTLRRHTVTDLGRTRDTVFFSVLSDEWPRVKAGLEARLLPR, encoded by the coding sequence ATGCCCGGCGCCGCGGTCCACGTCCCCGTGCTCGCGGGTCGGCACGTGCGGCTGGAGCCGCTCTCGCTGGCGCACGTGCCGGGGCTGTGCGAGGTCGGGCTCGACCCGGAGCTGTGGCGCATCACCGTGTCGTACGTCGCCACGCCCGCGGACATGCGCCGCTACGTCGAGGCGGCGCTCGCGGACCGCGACGCGGGGACGGCGTTTCCCTATGCGCAGGTCGAGGTCGCGACGGGACGCGTGGTCGGGAGCACGCGCCTCGCCAACTGGGCGCCCACGCACCGCCGCATCGAGATCGGGTGGACGTGGATCGCGCCGCCCTGGCAGCGCACGGCGATCAACACGGAGGCCAAGCTCCTCCTGATGACGCACGCCTTCGAGTCGCTGCTGTGCCAGCGCGTGGAGCTGAAGACGGACGCGATCAACGATCGGTCGCGGGCGGCGATCCTCCGGCTCGGCGCGGTCGAGGAGGGGACGCTCCGGCGGCACACGGTGACCGACCTGGGGCGGACGCGGGACACGGTGTTCTTCAGCGTGCTGTCCGACGAGTGGCCGCGCGTGAAGGCGGGGCTGGAGGCACGGCTGCTGCCTCGCTGA
- the tsaD gene encoding tRNA (adenosine(37)-N6)-threonylcarbamoyltransferase complex transferase subunit TsaD, which translates to MRVLGIETSCDETSAAVVEGHRDDVALRSLVILSQDVHRLFGGVVPELASRAHLTSVVPVVRRALDDAGVGVRDLDAVAVTHAPGLVGALLVGVSYGKALAHAAGVPLVGAHHMEGHLFATALEHADATPPFTALLVSGGHTLLLDVAAWGDYRLLGATRDDAAGEAFDKVAKLLGLPYPGGRHIERLARTGTPDRHRFARPMVRANQTPADADYYDVSFSGLKTAVLHAVRRAEAEGADALDAERPHLARGFQDALIETLVEKTYRAARAFDRRRVVLGGGVACNGALVAAMRRRLEPRGATVFAPTPRLATDNAAMIARAGLFRLERGETADLSLNAYATLPMPGLVDERRTGRAEWRAGAASG; encoded by the coding sequence CTGCGCGTGCTCGGCATCGAGACGTCGTGCGACGAGACGTCGGCCGCGGTGGTGGAGGGGCATCGTGACGACGTCGCGCTGCGCTCGCTCGTGATCCTGTCGCAGGACGTGCACCGCCTGTTCGGCGGCGTGGTGCCCGAGCTGGCGAGCCGCGCGCACCTCACGAGCGTCGTGCCCGTCGTACGCCGCGCGCTCGACGACGCGGGCGTGGGCGTGCGCGACCTGGACGCGGTCGCGGTGACGCACGCGCCCGGGCTCGTGGGCGCGCTGCTGGTGGGCGTGAGCTACGGCAAGGCGCTGGCGCACGCCGCGGGCGTGCCGCTCGTCGGCGCGCACCACATGGAGGGCCACCTCTTCGCGACCGCGCTGGAGCACGCGGACGCCACGCCGCCGTTCACGGCGCTGCTGGTGTCGGGCGGGCACACGCTGCTGCTGGACGTGGCGGCGTGGGGCGACTACCGGCTGCTGGGCGCGACGCGCGACGACGCCGCGGGCGAGGCGTTCGACAAGGTCGCGAAGCTGCTCGGCCTTCCCTACCCTGGCGGCCGCCACATCGAGCGGCTGGCGCGCACCGGCACGCCCGACCGCCACCGCTTCGCGCGGCCGATGGTGCGCGCCAACCAGACGCCCGCCGACGCCGATTACTACGACGTCTCGTTCAGCGGGTTGAAGACCGCGGTGCTGCACGCCGTGCGCCGTGCCGAGGCGGAGGGGGCCGACGCGCTGGACGCCGAGCGGCCGCACCTCGCGCGCGGCTTCCAGGACGCGCTGATCGAGACGCTGGTGGAGAAGACGTACCGCGCCGCGCGCGCGTTCGACCGCCGGCGCGTGGTGCTGGGCGGCGGCGTGGCGTGCAACGGCGCGCTGGTGGCCGCGATGCGCCGCCGGCTGGAGCCGCGCGGCGCGACGGTGTTCGCGCCCACGCCGCGCCTCGCCACCGACAATGCCGCCATGATCGCGCGCGCGGGGCTCTTCCGCCTGGAGCGCGGCGAGACCGCCGACCTGTCGCTCAACGCGTACGCGACGCTGCCGATGCCCGGGCTCGTGGACGAGCGCCGCACCGGACGCGCCGAGTGGCGCGCGGGCGCCGCGTCCGGCTGA
- a CDS encoding FeoB-associated Cys-rich membrane protein — protein sequence MEMQTLIVIAIVAVALLFVGRRAWSTLRPKRDAGCGHDCGCGPAASRTEGDWSKT from the coding sequence ATGGAGATGCAGACGCTGATCGTCATCGCGATCGTCGCGGTGGCGCTGCTGTTCGTGGGTCGCCGCGCGTGGAGCACGCTGCGTCCGAAGCGGGACGCGGGCTGCGGCCACGACTGCGGTTGTGGACCGGCCGCGTCGCGCACCGAGGGCGACTGGTCCAAGACCTGA
- a CDS encoding MbcA/ParS/Xre antitoxin family protein has protein sequence MPPRPAAPRRPDRPDVESADALSGPALRTFFRIADAWRLSPGEQMTLLGGPPRSTFYKWREGGVVRLPRDVLERISYVLGIYKALQILFAEPARADAWIRHPNDAPPFGGRTALDRMLSGNVADLYIVRQYLDAQRGGWP, from the coding sequence ATGCCGCCGCGCCCCGCGGCCCCGCGCCGTCCCGACCGCCCCGACGTCGAATCCGCCGATGCGCTCTCCGGTCCCGCGCTCCGCACGTTCTTCCGCATCGCCGACGCGTGGCGGCTGAGCCCCGGTGAGCAGATGACGCTCCTCGGCGGGCCGCCGCGGTCGACCTTCTACAAGTGGCGCGAGGGCGGCGTCGTGCGCCTGCCGCGCGACGTCCTCGAGCGCATCTCGTACGTGCTCGGCATCTACAAGGCGCTGCAGATCCTGTTCGCCGAGCCGGCGCGCGCGGACGCGTGGATCCGCCATCCGAACGACGCGCCGCCGTTCGGCGGCCGCACGGCCCTCGACCGCATGCTCTCGGGCAACGTCGCGGACCTGTACATCGTGCGGCAGTACCTCGACGCGCAGCGCGGCGGCTGGCCGTGA
- a CDS encoding RES family NAD+ phosphorylase produces the protein MSEAVPADGPPTAGAPSPDAVPVTAVRWRPCYRVVPSRFPPIQLFERVADPADLDAVFAVEAMTDDSVRASVGDLSRVPPDERVTGAGAGYVMAPFTHVAPPGGRFTDGTFGAYYAARTLETAVAETTYHRARFLRATRERPIELDMRVLVATLDAPLHDLRGLQGRYPALYDAEEYGASQAFGRALHAAGAWGVVFDSVRHPGGECAAVLRPRGVSECRQGLHLAYVWDGARIAMVYEKRSFRP, from the coding sequence GTGAGCGAGGCCGTCCCGGCGGACGGGCCGCCGACGGCGGGCGCGCCGTCGCCGGACGCGGTGCCGGTGACCGCGGTGCGCTGGCGGCCCTGCTACCGGGTGGTGCCGAGCCGCTTCCCGCCCATCCAGCTGTTCGAGCGCGTCGCCGATCCGGCGGACCTCGACGCAGTGTTCGCCGTCGAGGCGATGACCGACGACAGCGTGCGGGCCTCGGTGGGCGACCTCTCGCGCGTCCCGCCCGACGAGCGCGTGACCGGTGCGGGCGCGGGCTACGTGATGGCGCCGTTCACGCACGTCGCGCCGCCGGGCGGCCGCTTCACGGACGGGACGTTCGGCGCGTACTACGCCGCGCGGACGCTGGAGACCGCGGTGGCCGAGACGACGTATCACCGCGCGCGCTTCCTGCGCGCGACGCGCGAGCGGCCGATCGAGCTGGACATGCGCGTGCTCGTGGCGACGCTCGACGCGCCGCTGCACGACCTGCGCGGGCTGCAGGGCCGCTACCCGGCGCTGTACGACGCCGAGGAGTACGGCGCGTCGCAGGCGTTCGGACGCGCGCTGCACGCGGCGGGCGCGTGGGGCGTGGTGTTCGACAGCGTGCGGCATCCGGGCGGCGAGTGCGCGGCGGTCCTGCGCCCGCGCGGCGTGTCCGAGTGCCGGCAGGGGCTGCATCTCGCCTACGTCTGGGACGGCGCGCGGATCGCGATGGTCTACGAGAAGCGCTCGTTCCGGCCATGA
- the feoB gene encoding ferrous iron transport protein B: MASPPVTAGGLDARTPGSTAPAAPIHDARPLRVALIGNPNTGKTTLFNALTGLRQKVGNFAGVTVERHEGSYRTDDGRRVAVLDLPGSYSLSAGSPDEAIALEVLIGRGKDVPLPDVVVVVIDAQHLERNLFLAGQVLELGLPVVVALNQIDAAVAAGVTIDVPELIHELGVTVIPTVAKRGEGVDALKRAIAAAPGFPPAERRFALPPAAEEALAPLAARLEDAGLPRSAARMEALRLLGVAHPEAHLADVPDAAPLLARARDVLTTAGLVPERLEAELRYGWIAGVLARSLTRAAPRGRTATHRIDSVALHRVWGPLLFVTLMALVFQAIFTWATPLMDAIEGVVGWMGARVGDALPPGDLRSLVVDGVFAGVGGVLVFLPQIAMLFLFIGILEDSGYMARAAFLMDGLMRRVGLHGKSFIPMLSGYACAVPGIMAARTVENPKDRLATIMVVPLMSCSARLPIYALLIGAFVPPVALLGGAMTLQGVTMLGMYFLGTVTALGVAAVFKRTLLRGPARPMILELPAYRLPSAKSLLIGVYGRALMFVRRAGTVILALSIVLWALATYPKTTPDASLPEAAQQEQQLERSFLGRIGHAMEPAVRPLGYDWKIGVSIAASFAAREVFVSTMGTIYGVGDTEQDDAAALREKLRAERDPRTGRAAYTPLVAIGLMVFYVYALMCMSTMAVTVRETGGGRTGWKWAGVQFAYMLGLAYVAALVVYQGGRLLGWG, from the coding sequence GTGGCCTCCCCGCCCGTCACGGCGGGCGGACTCGACGCGAGGACCCCCGGCAGCACGGCCCCCGCGGCCCCGATCCACGACGCGCGCCCGCTCCGCGTCGCCCTCATCGGGAACCCGAACACGGGGAAGACGACGCTCTTCAACGCCCTCACCGGGCTGCGGCAGAAGGTCGGCAACTTCGCCGGCGTCACCGTCGAGCGTCACGAGGGGAGCTACCGCACCGACGACGGCCGCCGCGTCGCGGTCCTCGACCTCCCCGGCAGCTACTCGCTCTCCGCCGGCTCCCCCGACGAGGCGATCGCCCTCGAGGTGCTGATCGGCCGCGGGAAGGACGTCCCGCTCCCGGACGTCGTGGTCGTCGTGATCGACGCGCAGCACCTGGAGCGCAACCTCTTCCTCGCGGGCCAGGTGCTGGAGCTCGGCCTGCCGGTCGTCGTCGCGCTGAACCAGATCGACGCCGCCGTCGCCGCGGGCGTGACGATCGACGTCCCGGAGCTGATCCACGAGCTGGGCGTCACGGTCATCCCCACGGTCGCGAAGCGCGGCGAGGGCGTGGACGCGCTCAAGCGCGCGATCGCCGCCGCCCCAGGCTTCCCGCCGGCCGAGCGGCGCTTCGCGCTGCCGCCGGCGGCCGAGGAGGCGCTGGCGCCGCTCGCGGCGCGGCTGGAGGACGCGGGGCTGCCCCGCTCCGCCGCGCGCATGGAGGCGCTGCGCCTGCTGGGCGTCGCGCACCCCGAGGCGCACCTCGCCGACGTGCCCGACGCGGCGCCGTTGCTGGCGCGGGCGCGCGACGTGCTGACGACGGCCGGCCTCGTGCCCGAGCGGCTGGAGGCGGAGCTGCGCTACGGCTGGATCGCGGGCGTGCTGGCGCGCAGCCTCACGCGCGCCGCGCCGCGCGGCCGCACCGCGACGCACCGCATTGACAGCGTGGCGCTGCACCGCGTGTGGGGCCCGCTGCTGTTCGTGACGCTGATGGCGCTCGTCTTCCAGGCGATCTTCACCTGGGCGACGCCGCTGATGGACGCGATCGAGGGCGTGGTGGGGTGGATGGGCGCGCGCGTCGGCGACGCGCTGCCGCCGGGCGACCTGCGCTCGCTCGTCGTGGACGGCGTGTTCGCGGGCGTGGGCGGCGTGCTGGTGTTCCTGCCGCAGATCGCGATGCTCTTCCTGTTCATCGGCATCCTCGAGGACAGCGGCTACATGGCGCGCGCCGCGTTCCTGATGGACGGGCTGATGCGCCGCGTGGGGCTGCACGGCAAGAGCTTCATCCCGATGCTCTCGGGCTACGCGTGCGCGGTGCCGGGCATCATGGCCGCGCGCACGGTCGAGAACCCGAAGGACCGCCTCGCGACGATCATGGTCGTGCCGCTCATGAGCTGCTCGGCGCGGCTGCCGATCTACGCGCTGCTGATCGGCGCGTTCGTGCCGCCGGTCGCGCTGCTCGGCGGCGCGATGACGCTGCAGGGCGTGACGATGCTCGGCATGTACTTCCTGGGCACCGTCACCGCGCTGGGCGTCGCGGCGGTGTTCAAGCGCACGCTGCTGCGCGGCCCCGCGCGCCCGATGATCCTGGAGCTCCCCGCGTACCGGCTGCCGAGCGCGAAGAGCCTGCTGATCGGCGTGTACGGACGCGCGCTGATGTTCGTGCGCCGCGCGGGCACGGTGATCCTCGCGCTGTCGATCGTGCTCTGGGCGCTCGCGACCTACCCGAAGACGACGCCCGACGCGTCGCTGCCCGAGGCCGCGCAGCAGGAGCAGCAGCTGGAGCGCTCCTTCCTCGGCCGCATCGGCCACGCGATGGAGCCGGCGGTGCGCCCGCTCGGCTACGACTGGAAGATCGGCGTGTCGATCGCCGCCAGCTTCGCGGCGCGCGAGGTGTTCGTCAGCACGATGGGCACGATCTATGGCGTCGGCGACACGGAGCAGGACGACGCGGCGGCGCTGCGCGAGAAGCTGCGCGCCGAGCGCGATCCGCGGACCGGCCGCGCAGCATACACGCCGCTGGTGGCGATCGGGCTGATGGTGTTCTACGTCTACGCGCTGATGTGCATGAGCACCATGGCCGTGACGGTGCGCGAGACGGGCGGCGGCCGCACCGGCTGGAAGTGGGCCGGCGTGCAGTTCGCCTACATGCTGGGACTCGCCTACGTGGCGGCGCTGGTCGTGTACCAGGGCGGCCGCCTGCTGGGATGGGGCTGA
- the lgt gene encoding prolipoprotein diacylglyceryl transferase, with protein sequence MNLAAPFVHAPFSLDIGPLQLTGFGLAVLAAFGLSQIVTMRELTRRGHDLYAQTTPDIVFAALLGFLIGAKLYYVVLTGDPGAIFSRGGFVFWGGFMGSVALCWLTIKRKKLSFARYADVAGIAIAGGYAVGRTGCFAVGDDYGRPWNGPLAFTFPNGAPPSTAANMQDLFGIPLAPGTPPNQVIAVHPTQLYETAMGFVMFLILWRFRDHEHAEGWLFGLYCVLAGIERFIVEFFRAKDDQLTFGLTTAQVIAIAIALVGVIVMVARRTPRPGAPGIHATAAAA encoded by the coding sequence ATGAATCTCGCCGCTCCGTTCGTCCACGCGCCGTTCTCCCTCGACATCGGCCCGCTGCAGCTCACCGGCTTCGGGCTCGCAGTGCTCGCGGCGTTCGGGCTGTCGCAGATCGTCACGATGCGCGAGCTGACACGGCGCGGCCACGACCTCTACGCGCAGACCACGCCCGACATCGTCTTCGCGGCGCTGCTCGGCTTCCTGATCGGCGCGAAGCTGTACTACGTCGTGCTCACCGGCGACCCGGGCGCGATCTTCAGCCGCGGCGGCTTCGTGTTCTGGGGCGGCTTCATGGGCTCCGTGGCGCTCTGCTGGCTCACCATCAAGCGGAAGAAGCTGAGCTTCGCGCGCTACGCGGACGTCGCGGGCATCGCGATCGCGGGCGGCTACGCGGTGGGACGCACGGGGTGCTTCGCCGTCGGCGACGACTACGGCCGGCCGTGGAACGGGCCGCTCGCGTTCACCTTCCCGAACGGCGCGCCGCCGTCGACCGCGGCCAACATGCAGGACCTGTTCGGCATCCCGCTCGCGCCGGGCACGCCGCCGAACCAGGTGATCGCCGTGCACCCGACGCAGCTGTACGAGACGGCGATGGGCTTCGTGATGTTCCTCATCCTCTGGCGCTTCCGCGACCACGAGCACGCCGAGGGGTGGCTGTTCGGGCTGTACTGCGTGCTGGCGGGGATCGAGCGGTTCATCGTCGAGTTCTTCCGCGCCAAGGACGACCAGCTGACGTTCGGGCTGACGACCGCGCAGGTGATCGCGATCGCCATCGCGCTGGTGGGCGTGATCGTGATGGTCGCGCGCCGCACGCCGCGTCCCGGCGCGCCCGGCATCCACGCGACCGCCGCGGCGGCCTGA
- a CDS encoding FeoA family protein, with protein MLSLFARRPRPSRALTVVSAPESDASATGSATTAARAITPPASCPLAACGPGARATVLALCCGHADACRLRALGFSEGTQVDVVDARHAMLLDVRGTRIALGPALTAGITVQPHAG; from the coding sequence GTGCTGAGCCTCTTCGCCCGCCGTCCGCGTCCGTCGCGCGCGCTGACCGTCGTGTCCGCGCCCGAGAGCGACGCGTCCGCCACGGGATCTGCGACGACGGCCGCCCGCGCGATCACGCCGCCCGCGTCCTGCCCGCTGGCCGCCTGCGGCCCCGGCGCCCGCGCCACGGTGCTCGCGCTCTGCTGCGGCCACGCCGACGCCTGCCGCCTCCGCGCGCTCGGCTTCAGCGAGGGAACGCAGGTGGACGTCGTCGACGCCCGCCACGCCATGCTGCTCGACGTGCGCGGCACGCGCATCGCCCTCGGCCCCGCGCTGACGGCCGGCATCACCGTCCAGCCGCACGCGGGCTGA
- a CDS encoding MBL fold metallo-hydrolase — MSRRAALTLLALLGGCTSAGVRDGVRTIEHDALQRAATTNGANASLLVARRTEAGVVIVDLGWRGAERALEDALTRLGARPRDVVAVLLTHSHRDHVGAWRAVAHAPFYVGAGERARLLGRASHRGWIPRLADHLRRPSLPDARLDVRELAGDTALVFGRDTVRAFALPGHTVGSLAWLVGDVLLVGDGASHAPTSGRLTPARRGFSDDARAARRSLVRLRAAVAPYHVRALCTAHARCATADSITWRRLTRGD, encoded by the coding sequence ATGAGCCGGCGCGCCGCGCTCACGCTGCTCGCGCTGCTGGGCGGCTGCACGAGCGCGGGCGTGCGCGACGGCGTGCGCACGATCGAGCACGACGCGCTGCAGCGGGCCGCGACCACCAACGGCGCGAACGCGAGCCTGCTCGTGGCGCGCCGCACCGAGGCGGGCGTCGTCATCGTGGACCTCGGCTGGCGCGGCGCGGAGCGGGCGCTCGAGGACGCGCTGACGCGGCTCGGTGCGCGACCGCGAGACGTCGTCGCCGTGCTGCTGACGCACAGCCATCGGGACCACGTGGGCGCGTGGCGCGCCGTCGCGCACGCCCCGTTCTACGTCGGCGCGGGCGAGCGCGCGCGGCTGCTGGGACGGGCGTCGCACCGTGGCTGGATTCCGCGCCTGGCCGACCACCTGCGCAGGCCGTCGCTGCCCGACGCACGGCTGGACGTGCGCGAGCTCGCGGGCGACACGGCGCTCGTCTTCGGACGCGACACGGTGCGCGCGTTCGCGCTGCCGGGACACACCGTGGGCAGCCTCGCATGGCTGGTGGGCGACGTGCTGCTCGTCGGCGACGGCGCGTCGCACGCGCCCACCAGCGGACGCCTGACGCCCGCGCGGCGCGGCTTCTCGGACGATGCCCGCGCCGCGCGGCGGAGCCTCGTGCGCCTGCGCGCGGCGGTCGCGCCGTATCACGTACGCGCGCTCTGCACGGCACACGCGCGCTGCGCCACAGCCGACTCGATCACCTGGCGGCGGCTCACGCGCGGTGACTGA
- a CDS encoding holo-ACP synthase — protein MIVGLGLDLVDIARIAEMLADKGERATSRLFTEGEAAYASNRAEPARHLAARFAAKEAAYKALAGTEHARGIGWRDIEVVVEWDGRPTLRFHGRAAERAAELGVTRAHLSLTHAEHTAAAVVVLEADVG, from the coding sequence ATGATCGTCGGCCTCGGCCTCGACCTGGTGGACATCGCGCGCATCGCGGAGATGCTCGCCGACAAGGGCGAGCGCGCCACGTCGCGGCTGTTCACGGAAGGCGAGGCGGCCTACGCGTCCAACCGCGCCGAGCCCGCGCGGCACCTGGCCGCACGCTTCGCGGCGAAGGAGGCGGCGTACAAGGCGCTCGCCGGCACGGAGCACGCGCGCGGCATCGGCTGGCGCGACATCGAGGTCGTGGTCGAGTGGGACGGACGTCCCACGCTGCGCTTCCACGGCCGTGCGGCGGAGCGTGCGGCGGAGCTGGGCGTGACCCGCGCGCACCTGTCGCTGACGCACGCCGAGCACACCGCGGCGGCGGTCGTAGTGCTGGAGGCTGACGTCGGGTGA